In the Helianthus annuus cultivar XRQ/B chromosome 11, HanXRQr2.0-SUNRISE, whole genome shotgun sequence genome, one interval contains:
- the LOC110889541 gene encoding uncharacterized protein ycf45 translates to MSVCYSTSSSFYKHHIPTYSKPISISTRTIKPFIATKCTPSDDANDIHELLKILPHDLRDNLVVESKRDQLLEVILDLGRLPEARYLGDSGRRYLRDTEVSMEELEYAENAIGEIGGDNRAGITGTLHRISAVRNRKGGVVGLTCRVGRAVRGHIDMVRDLLQFGESILFIGRPGVGKTTVMREISRVLSDELQKRVVVVDTSNEIGGGGDIPHPAIGSTRRMQVSKPFMQHKVMIEAVENHMPEVIIIDEISTRDEVNACKSIAERGVMLIGSAHGDRLENIIKNPVLSRLAGGVETVTLGDEEARKRNSRKSVSQRSGPSTFPFMIEMRDRHYWVVHKTERSVDALLRGEKPRVEVRKREKQMKVIIEKWKIED, encoded by the exons ATGTCCGTATGTTATAGCACCTCCTCATCTTTCTACAAACACCATATTCCCACGTATTCCAAACCCATTTCCATTTCAACTCGAACCATCAAACCCTTTATCGCCACCAAGTGCACACCTTCTGATGATGCCAACGATATCCATGAATTATTAAAG ATACTTCCACATGATTTGCGTGACAATCTTGTGGTGGAGTCTAAAAGAGATCAACTGTTGGAG GTAATATTGGATCTTGGTCGTTTGCCTGAGGCGCGCTATCTCGGTGATTCGGGTAGGAGATATTTAAGAGATACTGAG GTTTCAATGGAAGAGCTAGAATACGCAGAAAATGCCATTGGAGAAATAGGAGGAGATAACAGAGCTGGAATTACTGGCACCCTGCACCGCATATCTGCTGTCAGAAACCGAAAAGGTGGTGTTGTTGGGTTAACTTGCAGAGTTGGCAGGGCGGTTAGGGGTCATATAGACATGGTCCGGGATCTGCTTCAGTTTGGAGAAAGTATCCTCTTTATTGGAAG GCCTGGTGTCGGGAAGACTACCGTTATGCGAGAAATTTCGCGAGTTCTTTCAGACGAGTTACAAAAACGAGTG GTGGTGGTTGATACCAGCAATGAAATAGGAGGGGGTGGGGATATACCGCACCCGGCCATAGGCAGCACAAGACGAATGCAGGTTTCGAAACCGTTTATGCAACACAAGGTCATGATCGAGGCGGTGGAGAATCACATGCCTGAAGTGATTATTATCGACGAAATTAGCACTCGGGATGAAGTTAACGCTTGTAAATCGATTGCGGAGAGAGGAGTCATGCTTATCGGTAGCGCTCATGGTGACCGATTGGAAAATATCATCAAGAATCCTGTTTTGTCCCGTTTG GCTGGGGGAGTAGAAACGGTTACTTTAGGGGATGAGGAAGCTCGAAAGAGAAATAGTAGGAAAAGTGTTAGTCAGAGGAGCGGTCCTTCTACCTTCCCGTTTATGATTGAAATGAGAGATCGACACTATTGGGTTGTACACAAG ACGGAAAGAAGTGTGGATGCATTGCTTCGTGGGGAAAAGCCTCGGGTGGAG GTTCGGAAGCGGGAGAAACAAATGAAAGTTATTATAGAAAAATGGAAAATTGAGGATTAG